Proteins from one Deltaproteobacteria bacterium genomic window:
- a CDS encoding NTP transferase domain-containing protein — translation MDAQKVKSLTIGPEATIKSAMQSINDAGEKILFVTDELGSLIGVVTDGDIRRGIINGLDLSSAVRKVMRPDFICLSRSVVDLKKKAKALMKKHLIEYVPVLNRNRELVDIISWIDCLNGNGKPPQEMLRHPVVIMAGGMGTRLDPFTKILPKPLIPYGSKPIIEHIMDGLHEWGFHEFILVLNYKKEVIKLYFGENRRQYSVEFVEEDGFCGTAGGVSLLKDRLKSTFILTNCDTILETDYREILRWHGEKGNMLTIIGSHREVSIPYGVLNMANGSFVDIREKPKLDFFINTGTYVLEPEVLDFLERGRHADMDYLITLAKKRYPEKVSVFPSWGNWFDIGKWDEYRMSLKRMENVEN, via the coding sequence AAGAGCGCCATGCAGAGCATCAACGACGCGGGCGAGAAAATACTTTTCGTTACGGATGAGCTGGGGAGCCTCATAGGGGTAGTCACGGACGGAGACATAAGGAGGGGCATAATCAACGGCCTCGACCTCTCGTCCGCGGTTAGGAAGGTGATGAGGCCGGACTTCATCTGCTTAAGCCGGAGCGTCGTGGACCTTAAGAAAAAGGCGAAGGCGCTCATGAAAAAGCACCTCATCGAATACGTGCCGGTCCTCAACCGGAACAGGGAGCTCGTTGACATAATCTCCTGGATCGACTGCCTCAATGGGAACGGCAAGCCGCCGCAGGAGATGCTCAGGCACCCTGTCGTCATAATGGCCGGGGGCATGGGCACGAGGCTCGACCCCTTCACGAAGATACTCCCCAAACCACTCATCCCCTACGGCAGCAAGCCCATCATCGAACACATAATGGACGGCCTCCACGAATGGGGCTTCCACGAGTTCATACTCGTCCTCAATTATAAAAAAGAGGTCATAAAGCTCTATTTCGGGGAGAACAGACGGCAATACTCGGTCGAGTTCGTGGAGGAAGACGGGTTTTGCGGCACCGCTGGAGGTGTAAGCCTCTTGAAGGACAGGCTCAAGAGCACCTTCATACTCACGAACTGCGACACCATCCTCGAGACCGATTACCGGGAGATACTCAGGTGGCATGGGGAGAAGGGTAACATGCTTACGATAATCGGTTCGCACAGGGAGGTATCCATACCTTACGGCGTGCTGAACATGGCCAACGGCTCGTTCGTGGACATAAGGGAGAAGCCCAAGCTCGATTTCTTCATAAACACCGGCACATATGTGCTCGAGCCCGAGGTGCTCGACTTCCTCGAAAGGGGGAGGCACGCGGACATGGACTACCTCATAACACTTGCCAAAAAGAGGTATCCGGAAAAGGTAAGCGTCTTCCCGAGCTGGGGGAACTGGTTCGACATAGGCAAGTGGGACGAGTACAGGATGAGCCTTAAGAGGATGGAAAACGTTGAGAACTGA